In a genomic window of Occallatibacter riparius:
- a CDS encoding oxygenase MpaB family protein — protein sequence MDPAGSQPVSRTDSESLIAALEHGAVAGDPLGRAGVFGPDSASWKINRESALFLGAGRAALLQLAHPWVATALDQHSNVMERPVARFHSTFRIVFTMIFGSVAQATAAARHLYEVHTYIQGEMAADVSRWRRGSHYQANEVAALRWVFATLIESAVLAYETVLPPLTPAELGAYYADSVRLAGLFGIPPGALPGDWESFLIYCRGMEESDELGVTDSARRMAHDLLRGANAWIKPPRWYRALTTGWLPGRFRSEFQLPFGAEEERAVAAARARLPRYYRRLPRRVRFVGPWQEAQARIGDRGTGFVARLSNRFWIGEPAMPFAS from the coding sequence ATGGATCCTGCCGGTTCCCAACCCGTCTCCCGGACCGATAGCGAATCGCTGATCGCCGCACTCGAGCACGGCGCGGTCGCCGGTGATCCATTGGGTCGCGCGGGCGTGTTCGGTCCTGACTCGGCCAGTTGGAAAATCAACCGGGAGTCGGCGCTGTTTCTCGGCGCGGGGCGGGCGGCGCTGCTACAGCTTGCGCATCCATGGGTGGCCACGGCGCTCGATCAGCACTCCAACGTGATGGAGCGCCCGGTCGCGCGCTTTCACTCAACGTTCCGCATTGTGTTCACGATGATCTTCGGCTCGGTTGCGCAGGCGACGGCCGCGGCGCGCCATTTGTACGAAGTACACACGTACATTCAGGGCGAGATGGCGGCGGACGTCTCTCGTTGGCGGCGCGGTTCGCACTACCAGGCCAATGAGGTTGCCGCCCTGCGGTGGGTGTTTGCGACGCTGATTGAGAGCGCGGTGCTGGCGTATGAGACGGTTCTGCCGCCGCTCACGCCTGCGGAGCTGGGCGCCTATTATGCCGACAGCGTCAGGCTGGCGGGCCTGTTCGGAATTCCGCCGGGCGCTCTCCCGGGGGATTGGGAGAGCTTTCTGATTTACTGTCGCGGAATGGAAGAGTCCGATGAGCTGGGCGTGACGGACTCGGCGCGCAGGATGGCGCATGACCTGTTGCGCGGGGCGAATGCGTGGATCAAGCCTCCGCGGTGGTATCGCGCGCTAACGACGGGCTGGCTTCCGGGGCGGTTCCGCAGCGAGTTTCAATTGCCATTTGGCGCGGAGGAAGAACGGGCGGTGGCTGCTGCGCGCGCACGTCTGCCCCGTTACTATCGCCGGTTGCCGAGGAGAGTTCGATTCGTTGGGCCATGGCAGGAGGCGCAGGCGCGGATCGGCGATCGCGGCACGGGGTTCGTCGCCCGGCTCAGTAATCGATTCTGGATCGGCGAGCCGGCGATGCCGTTCGCGTCCTGA
- a CDS encoding M24 family metallopeptidase: MPMLRPRVLALFALVCVLPILHALEKQPASTYHARREALAAKLHGGVAVLFAADEPQMEYQDYRQDEDFFYLTGWNEPGAALLVAAPSDPPSAMAGPLDPQGQRAYTEILFLPTRNLRLEKYTGVKLDAATPNAAQTAGVDRVMQMTELLKVLSDMIAADRRLNSRVWGQEGNGQAQALLTVTAATLGSSTAPALHDIAAITTPLREMKDAGEIDLLRKASDASIAAQRVMMRAVKPGVTERAVAGQMDAAWLEHGCERWSYPPIVGSGPNSTTLHYAENSRTIQAGDVVVVDAACEYSMYASDITRTVPASGHFTARQREIYDIVLGAQRSAVEAFLAGKSKINDRDRRDPDSLDTVAYNYINTHGKSLDGKPLGLYWLHGLGHMVGIDVHDPAEYPAVLKPGMVFTIEPGVYIPEENLGVRVECVFLVGQDGKLIDLTADLPHTADEVEAAMKAK, translated from the coding sequence ATGCCAATGCTCAGGCCTCGTGTCCTCGCGCTTTTCGCGCTCGTCTGCGTTCTTCCCATACTGCATGCCCTCGAAAAGCAACCGGCGAGCACCTATCATGCGCGACGCGAAGCGTTGGCTGCAAAGCTTCATGGCGGAGTGGCTGTGCTGTTCGCTGCCGATGAGCCGCAGATGGAGTACCAGGATTATCGCCAGGACGAGGACTTCTTCTATTTAACGGGGTGGAACGAGCCCGGCGCGGCGCTGCTGGTGGCGGCGCCGTCTGATCCGCCGTCGGCTATGGCGGGCCCCCTCGATCCGCAGGGGCAGCGCGCGTATACCGAAATCTTGTTTTTGCCCACGCGCAACCTGCGGCTGGAGAAGTACACGGGCGTGAAGCTGGATGCCGCTACGCCCAACGCGGCGCAGACTGCCGGCGTGGATCGCGTGATGCAGATGACGGAACTGCTGAAGGTGCTGAGCGACATGATCGCTGCTGACCGACGCCTGAACTCGCGTGTCTGGGGGCAGGAGGGCAACGGCCAGGCTCAAGCGCTGCTCACGGTTACCGCTGCTACGCTCGGGTCGAGCACCGCGCCGGCGCTGCATGACATCGCCGCGATCACTACGCCGCTGCGCGAAATGAAGGATGCGGGCGAGATCGATCTGCTGCGCAAGGCCAGCGATGCTTCGATTGCTGCGCAGCGGGTGATGATGCGCGCGGTGAAGCCGGGCGTGACGGAGCGCGCCGTGGCGGGGCAGATGGACGCAGCGTGGCTGGAGCACGGCTGCGAGCGGTGGTCGTATCCCCCGATTGTGGGCTCGGGTCCGAACTCCACAACGCTGCACTACGCGGAGAACTCGCGGACGATTCAGGCGGGTGACGTGGTGGTGGTGGATGCGGCGTGCGAGTACTCGATGTATGCGTCGGATATTACGCGGACTGTCCCGGCGAGCGGCCACTTTACCGCGCGGCAGCGCGAGATCTACGACATCGTGCTGGGCGCGCAGAGGTCGGCGGTGGAGGCGTTTCTTGCGGGCAAGTCGAAGATCAATGACCGTGACCGCAGGGATCCTGACTCCCTCGACACGGTGGCGTACAACTACATAAACACGCACGGCAAGAGCCTGGACGGCAAGCCGCTGGGCCTGTATTGGCTGCACGGGCTGGGGCACATGGTGGGCATCGATGTGCACGATCCGGCTGAGTATCCTGCCGTGCTCAAGCCGGGCATGGTGTTCACGATCGAGCCGGGCGTTTACATTCCGGAAGAGAACCTGGGCGTGCGGGTGGAGTGCGTGTTCCTGGTGGGGCAGGACGGAAAGCTGATCGACTTGACCGCGGATTTACCCCACACGGCGGATGAAGTGGAAGCCGCGATGAAAGCGAAGTGA